The DNA sequence TGCGGTGACGGCCACGGTGTTTTCGCGCTACTTTCACGTGTTCTGGATTCCGGTAATTCCCCTGGGCAAATTCAGCCTGACCCAGTGCGGCCACTGCAAGCAGGTGCTGGAAAAAAAGGAGATGCCCGCCGCCTACCAGGCACCGGTAGCCGCCTTGCAGAGCAGCGCCCGGCTGCCCATCACCAACTACCTCGTTTTGCTGCTGATGGGCGCGCTGGTGCTGTTCATGGTGGGAGTGGGGCTCTTTCGCAAAGACGCCGAGCCAACTGCCTCGGCGGCCCCGGCCCCGGCGTTAGCCCAGCAGGAAGCTCCGGCCGCCGAGGCCGCCCCGGACCCGCTGCCCACCGTCGGGGCCGTGTTTCTGATGCCGCTGGATGGTGGACGCTACTCGCTGATGCAAGTCACCAAAACCACCCCCGACAGCGCCTACTTCCGCGTCACCGACCCGCTCCGGGGCGGGCCCGGCACGGCCAAGATTACCAGCGCCCTGCGCGACTCGGTGGCGCCGGCCAACCAGGCTACGGCCTGGAGCCGGCAGCAGTGGCAAAGCGTGCGGCAGCACAACAAGGAGTTTATGCGGCTCCGGTAACCGGCTAATCTCCGGCGCGGCAGATCGAATGCGCTAAAACACCAGGGCTTCCTCCGTGTCGAAGTAGTAGAGCACGCACTGCACGTCGGCGTAGCCCAGCTGCCGAAACAGGCCCGCGTACTGCTGCAATAGCTGCCGGTGCTGGGGCTCGGGTGGTGGAATGCGGAAGTCGATAACCGTGACGCGGCCGGGCGCGGGCCCCACGTTGGGCTCAAACACAATCCGGTCGGGCTTGTAGTCCTGGCGGCGGGTGCCTCCCACCAGAATTTCCCGCTCGGTTTCCACCGCCACGGCCAGGCTGAAGTAGTGGGCCATCTGCGGGTTTTCCACGGTGCGCCGCAGCAGGTCCAGCAAAATGCGTTTCTCCTTGCTGCTGACCAATCCCTCGGCCACGAGCTGGGCGGCCACCCGGTCGACGTCGGCGGCAATTTCGGTGCGGCGCAGGGCGTAGTGCAGCTTGCGGTTCCATTCGCGCTGCACCTGCTGGTCGTCGAAGTCGAACACCGTATTGGCGTGGCGGCGCAGGCGCAGGCGCTCCTCCCAGGGCGTGCTGCTCAGGTTGGCCAGCGAATAGGTGCGGGTAGCTGCCTTGGTTTTCAGCTGGGGCACGAAGTGGTGGCTGTTGGCCAGGGTGTAGGCCGTGCGCTCATCGTTCCAGGCACCGGTGGCGGTCAGGTAGCGGTGCAGCAGCTCGGCCACGGTTTTGGCCGGCTCAGCCGGGCCGGTCAGTTCCAGGTCCTTGCTGGCTTTGGTGGGCTTGGGCCGGCGGCTGATGGCGTAAAGCCGGTGCCGGGGCCGGGTGAAGGCCACGTAGAGCATGTTCAGGCCCTCCAGAAACGTCTTTTCCAGCTCCTCGGTGTATTGCTGCGCCAGGGGAGTGTGCAGCAAGGCCTGGGTTTGGCTGACCACCGCAATGGGCGGCATTTCCGGTACCGGCTTCTCATCCTCCGGCAACCGGCCCCAGAGCAAAGTACCCCGGTAGGGCGTCAGGCTCCAGTCGGCGAAGGGCACGATGACGACGCCGTAGGCCAGACCCTTGGCTTTGTGCACCGTGGTAATGGTTATGGCGTCGCGCCCGGCCGGAGCGTTGATGCTCAGCGCGCTTTTCTTCTGCTCCCAGTAAGTCAGGAAGTTGTTCAGGTTGTTGCCAAAGCGCAGGCTGTATTCCAGCGTCAGGTCCAGGAAGCGGAACAGGTACTCACTTTCCTCGTTGCGGCCCAGCAGCCCGAAGGTGCCCATCAGCCGCTCGGTCAGCTCGTAGAGGCCTAGGTTGCCGGTTTCCTGTTCCCGCACGTCGTAGCCCAGAGCGCGCAGCTCGTCGAAAAACGCCTGAGCCTTTTCGGCGTTGGCCAGCTCGGCAATGTGCCGGGCCCGGGCCGGGGTAGGAGCCAGCTGCCGCACCACCTTATCGACCAGCAGCAGGGCTTCGGCCCGCGCCAGGGTGTCGGCCGGCTGGTTGAGCACCCGGAACAACGCCACCAGCAAATTCACCACCTCGGCAAATTCCAACGACAGCGAATCGGCCGAAATAATGGGGTAGCCCCGCTCTTTCAGAAACTTAGCGACGCGCCGGCTAGAGTCGCGGCGGCGGCAGAGCACGGCAATGTCCTGGAGCCGGAACCCGTCCTGCAGGGCCTGCTCCACCAGTTGCAGCGTGAGGTAGAGCGTGCTGGCTTCGTAGTCGAACACCTCGTCGGGGCCCACGCCGGGCAGGGTTTCCTCGGTGTAGGCGCCCGAAACCGGGTCGTAGCGCCGGGCGGGGGCGTCGTCTTCGGTGAAGAGCAGCTCCACGTGGCCGGCCTCACCCCCCAACCCCCTCTCCCGAGGAGAGGGGGAGCCTTGTGGAGCGACCGAGGCTGAATCAAATTCTTGTTGAATTTGATTCAGGACAGAGGACAAAGCATACAGAACTTGGTCATTCGAGAAGCGAAGTACACGATAGCCAAGTTGAGTTAACTCCTGAGTGCGCCCAGTATCATATTCAGCCTGCTCTGCTGTGGCGTGAACATCGCCGTCAACTTCTATAATAAGCATCTTGCCGATACACACGAAGTCGACGATGTACGATTTGATGACGTGCTGACGACGAAATTTCTCCCCAAGTTTACTGTTTCTCAACTCCTGCCACAGGATGTTTTCCGCTTCCGTTGGCGTAGAACGCATCTGTTTTGAATAAGCTGAAGTCTTATCCCAAGTCTGCGCGTTGGCAGTTAGAACAAACTCGCCGATATCATTCCGAAACTCTTTAACGCCTTGCGTCAGGCTTCCCCTCTCCTCGGGAGAGGGGGTTGGGGGGTGAGGCTTCGTAGGAGCTTCTTGCCCAAAGTGCTCATCGTAAATGCTCTGCACCAGCGGCAGCTGCGGGTGGCTCTGGCTTACCTGCCCAAAGAAGTCGTTGTTGAACTGGATGATTTCCGGGGCCGAGCGGTAGTTGGTGTTCAAATGCTCCGGCGTCAGGGCCTGGTCCAGGGTGAAGTAGCGGTCCTGGAGCAGGCCGCGCAGCTCCTCGTCGGCCACGCGGCCGTAGAGGTACTCCGTCTGGTTTTTGTGCAACCGCAGAATCTGCTCCATCTCCCCGCCCCGCCAGCGGTAAATGGCCTGCTTGGCGTCGCCCACCGCCAGCGACAGGTTGCCGGTCGACACGGCGTTTTCCACCAGCGGCAGCAGGTTGTTCCACTGCAGCACCGACGTATCCTGAAACTCGTCGATGAGCAAATGCAGGTACCGCTCGCCCATCCGCTCGTACAAGAACGGCACCGGTTCGCGCAGCACGATGCTGGCAATGCGGCGGTTGAACTCGGCAATAAGCACCACGCCCCGCTCCCGGCTGAGCTGGTCCACGGCCTTGCTCAGTTCGCTCAAGAGCGACACGTGAAACAGGTAGGGCAGCATCCCATTCACCAGAATATAGTTGGAAAGCAGCGTGGCGCGCAGGTTTTCCAGCTCCAGGTAGTAGCGGGTCACGTCCTCCTTCACGGCGTCCACGCGCTGCTTGTCGGCGGCGGTTTTCACCTTGCCGCTGTACCACTTGTCCTGCTCGAAGGTGGCCCGCACGTAGCTGTTGGCCTCTTTATCGGGCAACAGCCGCTCTTCCCACTTCGTGAAGTAGCCGATGATGCCATTCTTGCCCTGGTACAAATCGGCCTCGGTCACGCCGGCCGTTTCCAGGGCCACAATGGCTTGCAGCGCCACCAACTGAAACTTGCCCTCAATGACCTCCTTGCGCTTGCGCAGCGTCTCGTGCAGCCGCCGGTAGTCCTGCAACGACATCTTCTGCAATTGCGTCACGGCCTCGTGCACGGGCTCACTCAGCAGAAAGCGCCCGAACTGCACCAGCTCGTCCGCGAGGTTGTTCCAGCTCCGGCCCTCGTCGGCCTTGCTCAGGGCGTAGTCGGCCAGGGAGCGGCTGAGCAGGGCCGCATTCGGGTCCCGGTTTACGCGGTCCAGCAGCAGGGCCACCGCGCTTTGCAGCACCGCGTCGCCGTCGAGCTCCACCTCAAAGGTGGCCGGCAAACCCAGCTCCCGGGTAAAGGCCTGCACGATGCGCTGCACGAAGGAGTCGATGGTACTCACGGCAAAATCGGCGTAGTGGTAGAGCACCAGCCGGAAGGTGGCCGCCGCCCGCCGCCGCAGCTCCTGCTCTCGTTCCTGGGGCGTTTCGGCGCGGCGCGGCAGCAGCCCTTCGGCGGCCAGCTCCTCGGCAATATCGCGCAGCAGCGCGTCGTCCTGGTTGTCGGCGGTGGGGTAGGCAAAGCGCCGCAACGCGCTGATAATGCGCTCCTTCATCTCGCCCGCCGCATCGTTGGTGAAGGTAATGGCCAGGATGCTCTTAAAGTAGGCCGGGTCCTCGGAGCCCAAGGCCAGCTTCAGGTATTCCTTGGTCAACTGGTAGGTTTTGCCGGAGCCGGCGGAAGACGAGTAAATGCGGAACGTGGCGGGCATTGCGGGAGGAGGAAAGCGGCCCGCAAGATAACCTATAAGTGATTACTAGTTGCGTATAAATTTTTATATTGCGACTAAGTGTTGTAAAACATTGTGGTGCTTACTTGTGTGTTTTAACACGGTAAAAATACACTTTCAAATAGCTGTTGATTGGCAATGAATCATTTCAAAATAGAAAGAAAAGCAATATATAAAGTGGCTAGTTTGATTACTGAATATGGCTGGATTTTCAGGGAGCAGCCGATTGTGGATTTAGGGGTTGATGCATTAGTTGAAACTCCTATTGGTATTGATAATAGAAATAAAATATTTGCATTGCAAATAAAAGGGGGGTGAAAGTAATTTTGTTAGAAAAAAAGATTGTATTACATTTTATTTTTCTGAAAGGCATTTTATTTATTGGAATGCTATAAGTGAAAATTTGCCATTGTTTATTGTATTACATGATCCAGTGCAAGATATTGTGTATTGGCAATATTATAATATAGAAAACATCGTTAAAACTTCAAAAAAATGGAAGATTGACTTTCCTTTAAATAATATTCTTAATACAATTTGTAAAAAATGATATTGAAAACATAATAAACAAAATTGATTCATTAGAGAATACAGAATGCTTTTTACCAGATATGTTGTTTGATGATAAATTGCATATCTTATTTGAATATAAAATTATTCATAATAAACTATATATGGTGACGAGTTGCGGAAAAGAAAACATATTATGTATTAACCTTCAGTATCTGCCTTCTTCAGAAGAGTGGGATGCTAATAAATCAATCTTTAACTGGAATAGCAATTATTATTATTCTATTCAAATGTTTGAAGAGTATATTATAAAAGAATTTGCCTTGCTGCCAAATACTATTTCTGCTTATAAAAGCTTGATGGATCAAATATTGCTGATCTGCTTTAATGGCATTGCAAGTATTGTAGAATTTGTATTTAATGACTATAATAAAAACAATGGCGTTCCTGCGTATAATGATTTTGTTAAAGCATTTGAAATTTATTCGGGTGCTTGCAATGAAAATTATGAAGTTAAAGCTCTTGATTCTATAGTTATATTTAAACTAAAAAACGAAAGTTTTGAGATAAATACTTATGAAAGTATGAAGCAATATCTAAAGAGTTATATAGAAGGTGAAAGCTATGATGAAATATATACTGAAACAGAAATGCGTATCTGGAGTGAAATTTATCTAGATCCAGGGATTGAAAAAGAATATTTTATTCCTAAAATGCTAAATGAGTGGGAAATTTATTGGTCAACACTTTATAGTTCGGTGAGGGAGAGGGTTGGTAGTACTAGTCATTTGGATGGCAGAAAAGAGGCTTCGTTGCGAAAATTAAATATGTATTTTGATTTGTATAAAGAGAGTAATGATGTTATAAGACTTGCTTGGGATTTTGATGACATGGTTTTGTATCCTATTGCGGTTATTACTATGGTGAATATTTTTGATTCAGATGTCTGTTACGATGAATATTGTGAATTGGAATTTTTTACAGGTGGAAAATGGGAAAGTATAAGCCTCAATGAAGAGGATCCTTCTGCACTTATATTCTTTATAAGACGTGAAGATATATGACTGTACTTACCATTTCGCCACCCGCAGCCGCTGCTCCACTTCCGGCGTCACCCGCTTGGGCCGCTGCGTACTGGGGTCCAGCAGTACCCACTGGGTTTCGGCCTCGCAGAGCAGCACCCCGTCGGCGGCCCGCTCGATGCGTACGAAGCGCTGCGACTGAGCCCCGCGCACTTCCCCGATCCAGGTGGTGCAGCGCAGCTCCTCACCCAGGAAGGCCGGCTTGTGGTAGCGCACCCGGTGCTCCAGCACCACCCAGATATACTGCTCCCGCTCGCCGGCCGGAAAGGCGGCCTGCCAGTGGGCGGCGGCCGTGTCCTGCACAAACCGCACGTATTGCACGTTATTCACGTGGTTCAGCTCATCAATATCGGCCTCGACTACGGTGAGTAGGCGGGCAAAGCGGAAGGACGCGGAAGCTGATTCGGACATGGGCAACGTATTAGGCGAGGAAACCGGCGAAAGGATGATCTTACTCGACTCGCTGGCCCGCCAGGTTTTGGGCGGAAGGGTCGGTGGTGCCGCTAAGGTAGCTCGGGCGGGTTCGACGTTCTGCGGGCCGCCGGCCAATGGGGCCAAAAGACGCCAGAATGCTGGCCCAAAAACCGGATTTTGGCTGCTTGGCGGGTCGTTACGGTTGGGCTGAGCAAAAAAAACTTTGAAATTCCATGCCCGATAATAGCCGCCTGCCGCCTGCAAAGGGCACTTCCGTCCGAAACCGGGGGCATTAACAGAATCATAAAGCCCGGCATGACCATCTGCTACGGCAGAATTGCGTACCTTTGATTCAAGTTTAAGATAATGTGCTTCATTATTCTGCTATTCGTTCTGCAAAGAGCTGCATCAGATAACAATGGCCACTTTGCTTGAATGACATCCATACAATATCCTCATGCAAACAGGAACGGTAAAATTCTTCAATGACACCAAGGGCTTTGGTTTCATTAAATCTGACGAAAACGGTCAGGACATCTTCGTGCACGTAAGCGACCTGGTCGACGAAATTCGCGAGAACGACAAAGTGCAATTCGACGTTGCGCAGGGCCGTAAAGGTCTGAACGCCGTAAAGGTGTCGTTGGTGTAAATCACCTTATTCACTTCTCGCAAGTGAAACAGAAAAGCCTGCCTCGTGCAGGCTTTTTTGCGTTTCGGCCGGTATGAGGGCTGGCACTGCCGAAAGCCAAAAGTGCTATTTTTGCCGGCGGCCGAACTTATAGCCCGGCTGTCGAGTTACAATGGCCCTGGTCTATATAGCGGAGTTAACAGCCTGCCTGTTGCGCCCATCGGCCGGGGAAATCCTTCCGCCCAAACCGGAATAAGAGCTAGCTAAAACGGCTGCTACGTATCTTTTCTCGCGAAAAACACGTACCTTTGCAGCCGCATTGAGAACGGCCATGTTCCGCGCAGCATAGGCTGCTGTAATCTAATAGGCTGGCCGCCTTCGTCTTCCGTCCGTTGCTTCCGTCGCTTGTCGTTGTTGTTGAGTGGGAGAGGAACGTCGCTGAATCCGCTGTTTTCAGAGCTATTGTCTCCCATTCCATCTAACACAGACATGGAAAAAGTAAAATTTGAAGAGCTGAATCTCTCTGAAGAGATGATGCGCGCCATTGCCGAGCTCGGCTATGAAGAAGCATCGCCCATCCAGACGGCGGCTATCCCCGTTCTGCTCGAAGGCAAGGACGTAATCGGTCAGGCCCAGACGGGTACCGGTAAAACGGCCGCGTTCGGCATTCCCGCCATCGAAGGCGTTGACACCAACAACCGCGCCGTGCAGGTGCTGGTGCTGTGCCCCACCCGCGAGCTGGCGGTGCAGGTATCGGGCGAAATCCAGAAGCTGGGCAAGTACAAGCGGGGTCTGGCCGTGGTGCCAATCTACGGTGGCCAGAGCTACGACCGGCAGTTCCAGGCCTTGGAGCGCGGCGTGCAGATCGTTATTGGCACTCCCGGCCGCGTAATGGACCACCTAGAGCGCGGTACGCTGAAGCTGGACCAGGTTAAGAAAATCATCCTGGACGAAGCCGACGAAATGCTCGACATGGGCTTCCGCGACGACATCGAGGTGGTACTGAGCAAGATGCCCGAAGACCGCCAGACGGTGTTCTTCTCGGCTACGATGAGCAAGCCCATCATGGAGCTCACCAAAAAGTACCAAACCAACCCGCAGATCGTAAAGGTTAACCACCAGGAGCTGACCGTTACGAACATCGAGCAGATGTACTACGAGGTGCGCAACCCGATGAAAAAGGACGTGCTGTCCCGCATCATCGACATGTACAACCTCAAGTCGACCATCGTATTCTGCAACACCAAGCGCATGGTGGATGAGTGCGTGGCCGAACTCCAGGCCCGCGGCTACTTCGCCGACGGCTTGCACGGCGACATGGGCCAGCAGCAGCGCCAGAACACGCTCGACAAGTTCCGCAAGGGCACGCTCGAAATCCTGGTGGCTACCGACGTCGCCGCCCGTGGTATCGACGTGGAAAACGTGGAAGCCGTGGTGAACTACGACCTGCCCGCCGACGAAGAGTACTACGTGCACCGCATCGGCCGCACCGGCCGCGCCGGCAAGCTGGGCAAGGCTTTCACCTTCGTGAGCGGCCGCGACATCTACAAGCTGCGCGACATCATGCGCTACACCAAGGCCAACATCAAGCAGGAGCGTATTCCGTCGTTTGAGGATGTGTCGGAGGTGAAAACCACGCTGTTCCTGGCCCAGATCAAGGAAATCATTGAGAAAGGTAAGCTGGAGAAGTACGTGGCCCGCGTGCAGCGCCTGCTCGACCAGGAAGAAGACATTACCTCCCTCGACGTGGCCGCCGCTCTGCTGCGCATGACGATGAAGGAAGACAAGCAGGCTGAAAAGAGCTTGGAAGTGGGTCGGCAGCAGGGCGCCGTGCGCCCCGGCTTCACCCGCCTGTTCGTCACGATGGGCAAGAAAGACCGGGTTCATCCCCGCGACATCGTTGACCTGATTGCCGAGAACACCGCCCTGACCGGCAGCAAAGTCGGCGACATTGCCCTCTACGACAAGTTCAGCTTCGTGGAAGTGCCCTCGGAGTTTGCCGAGGAAATCACCACCAAGCTGGGCCGCACCTCGATTCAGGGTCGTCCCGTGTCGTTTAACATTGCCACGCCCCGCCAGGAAGGCGATGCGCAGCAGGAAGGCAACACCCGCGGCCCCGGCGGCTTCGGCGGCGGCGAAGATCGTCCGCGGCGGAGCGGTGGCTACGGTGAGCGGCGCGAAGGCGGCTTCGGCGGCAACCGCGGCGGTAGCTACGGCGACCGTCGGGAAGGTGGCTTCAACCGCGGTGGCGGCTCGTTTGGTGGCAACCGCGAAGGTGGCTACCGGGGCGGCAACAGCGGCGGCAGCTCCTACGGCGGTGGCTACAAAGGCAACCGCGACGGGGGCAGCAGCTACGGTGGCGGCTACAAGGGCAAGCGCGACAACGACGGCGGCGGTTTCCGCGGCCGTAGCGAAGGCCCCGCTCCCCGCCCGCGTCAGGATTTCGACGAATAGCGCCTGAGTAAGCAGGGGTGGGGCTGAAGCTTTGCCCCGGTTTACATCCTAGATACAAAAAAGCCCCGCCGGGATTCCGGCGGGGCTTTTTCTATGCGCTACAACGTGCGCTTACTTCGCGGCTGCGGCGTCGCGCAGGGTGCGAATCTCGTTGTGGGCTTCCTGGATGCCCTGGTACTGCTTTTCAATGATGCTTTTGAGCTGCCCGGGCAGGCCCTCGGCTTTCAGGGCCGTTTGGTAGGCTTTCACGGCATAGTCTTCGCCCCGCTCGCACTCATTCAGGATGCTTTCCCGGCTTTTGCTGGTAATGGCGGCCTTCAGGTTGATGAAAGCGCGGTGAATGGTGCCTGTAACGGAGCTCTCCTCGTCGGCTTTCAGGTTGAGCTTGTGCATCTGATCTTCCAGCTCGGTCAAAAAACCGTCGCGCTGCACGGCGTATTTCTTGAATACCTGCTTCAGGTCATGATCGTCGACGTCGGTGGTGGCGGTAGAATAGCCTTTTTCGCCGTCTTTCAGCGTTTCGAGCAGTTCGTTGAGCAGGGCTTGGGTTGCTTTGGCTTCCATGAGTGGGTCAGTAAATTAGGTGTAGTAGAAACAAGGATTGTGTCTCTCTTTACTGGCTGGCAGCTCCTAGGGTTACAGAAACAAGGCAACAGCGGCAAAGCAGGAATGCTACTGCATGCCGAAAAAGTATTATCCACGACTAGCTCTGCCAAACTACCGGCCGGGGGCGCGTGGTCAGGCCAGGGGCTTGCTCATGGCCTGGCCGGCCAGATAGCCGGTGGTCCAGGCGGCCTGGAAGTTGAAGCCGCCGGTGATGCCGTCGATGTCGAGCACCTCGCCGGCGAAGTGCAGGCCCGGGTGCAGGCGGCTTTCCATGGTTTTCAGGTTGACTTCGCCCAGCACCACGCCGCCGCAGGTCACAAATTCTTCCTTGAAGGTGGTTTTGCCGCGCACGGCCAGCGGCATGCGCAGCAGCAGCTCCAGCAGCCGGTTCTGCAGCTTGCCGGCCAGCTCGCTCCAGCGGGTGTCGGCCCCAATGCCGGCCTGCTCGACCAGGGCCCGCCACAGCCGCTGGGGCAGGCCAAACAGCGGGTTGACCAGCACTACTTTCTTACCGTTTTCGTCCCGGAAGGCGTGCAGCCACTGGCGTAGGGTTTCCTCGTTGTGGGCCGGAATCCAATTGACCAGGGCCGTGCCGGTGTAGTTGAGTTCGTGCAGGCGGCGGGCCCCCCAGGCCGAGAGCTTGAGCACGGCCGGCCCGCTCACGCCCCAGTGCGTAATCAGCAGCGGGCCTTCGTAATCGAGCTTTTCGCCGACAATAACTACCCGAGCCAGGGGCACGCTCACGCCCATCAATTCCTTGAGCGGCGACTCGGGCACGTTGAAAGTAAACAGGGACGGAACCGGGGCGGCAATGGTGTGGCCCAGCTGCCGCAGCCAGTCGTAGCCCTCGGTTTTGGGCACGCCGCCGGTGGCAATCAGCAGGCGCTGGGCCGTCAGCGTCTGGGCGTGCAGGCCGGTCAGGCGTACCGCGAAGCCGCCCCCGGGCAGTGGGGTGAGCTGCTCGGCATTGGTATTGAGCAGCACCTGCACACCGGCCTGGCGGGCCGCTTCAAGCAGGGCCTGGGCAATGGTTTCCGACGAGTCGGTGGTGGGAAACATACGGCCGTCGGCTTCGGTCTTGAGTTCTACGCCGCGCCGCGCAAACCAGCGCACCGTATCCTGGGCCCCAAATTGCTGAAAGGGCTCCTTCAGCTTTTTGCCGCCCCGCGGGTAGTGCTGCACCAGCTGCGCGGCCGAAAAACAGGCGTGCGTCACGTTGCAGCGCCCCCCGCCCGACACCCGGACTTTGCTCAGCAGCTTGCCGGTTTTCTCGACCAGCAGCACCCGGGCCGCAGGGTTGGCTTCGGCGCAGGCAATGGCCCCGAAAAAGCCGGCCGCGCCGCCACCCAGCACCACGACCGTCAGTTTATCAGTATTCACGGGGCAAAGATAACCCACGGATTTCCGCCGATTTCAAAT is a window from the Hymenobacter aquaticus genome containing:
- a CDS encoding zinc ribbon domain-containing protein, with amino-acid sequence MLFFFGLGQTRITTSPLAGVSCAYCGTPDAVTATVFSRYFHVFWIPVIPLGKFSLTQCGHCKQVLEKKEMPAAYQAPVAALQSSARLPITNYLVLLLMGALVLFMVGVGLFRKDAEPTASAAPAPALAQQEAPAAEAAPDPLPTVGAVFLMPLDGGRYSLMQVTKTTPDSAYFRVTDPLRGGPGTAKITSALRDSVAPANQATAWSRQQWQSVRQHNKEFMRLR
- a CDS encoding DUF559 domain-containing protein, whose amino-acid sequence is MPATFRIYSSSAGSGKTYQLTKEYLKLALGSEDPAYFKSILAITFTNDAAGEMKERIISALRRFAYPTADNQDDALLRDIAEELAAEGLLPRRAETPQEREQELRRRAAATFRLVLYHYADFAVSTIDSFVQRIVQAFTRELGLPATFEVELDGDAVLQSAVALLLDRVNRDPNAALLSRSLADYALSKADEGRSWNNLADELVQFGRFLLSEPVHEAVTQLQKMSLQDYRRLHETLRKRKEVIEGKFQLVALQAIVALETAGVTEADLYQGKNGIIGYFTKWEERLLPDKEANSYVRATFEQDKWYSGKVKTAADKQRVDAVKEDVTRYYLELENLRATLLSNYILVNGMLPYLFHVSLLSELSKAVDQLSRERGVVLIAEFNRRIASIVLREPVPFLYERMGERYLHLLIDEFQDTSVLQWNNLLPLVENAVSTGNLSLAVGDAKQAIYRWRGGEMEQILRLHKNQTEYLYGRVADEELRGLLQDRYFTLDQALTPEHLNTNYRSAPEIIQFNNDFFGQVSQSHPQLPLVQSIYDEHFGQEAPTKPHPPTPSPEERGSLTQGVKEFRNDIGEFVLTANAQTWDKTSAYSKQMRSTPTEAENILWQELRNSKLGEKFRRQHVIKSYIVDFVCIGKMLIIEVDGDVHATAEQAEYDTGRTQELTQLGYRVLRFSNDQVLYALSSVLNQIQQEFDSASVAPQGSPSPRERGLGGEAGHVELLFTEDDAPARRYDPVSGAYTEETLPGVGPDEVFDYEASTLYLTLQLVEQALQDGFRLQDIAVLCRRRDSSRRVAKFLKERGYPIISADSLSLEFAEVVNLLVALFRVLNQPADTLARAEALLLVDKVVRQLAPTPARARHIAELANAEKAQAFFDELRALGYDVREQETGNLGLYELTERLMGTFGLLGRNEESEYLFRFLDLTLEYSLRFGNNLNNFLTYWEQKKSALSINAPAGRDAITITTVHKAKGLAYGVVIVPFADWSLTPYRGTLLWGRLPEDEKPVPEMPPIAVVSQTQALLHTPLAQQYTEELEKTFLEGLNMLYVAFTRPRHRLYAISRRPKPTKASKDLELTGPAEPAKTVAELLHRYLTATGAWNDERTAYTLANSHHFVPQLKTKAATRTYSLANLSSTPWEERLRLRRHANTVFDFDDQQVQREWNRKLHYALRRTEIAADVDRVAAQLVAEGLVSSKEKRILLDLLRRTVENPQMAHYFSLAVAVETEREILVGGTRRQDYKPDRIVFEPNVGPAPGRVTVIDFRIPPPEPQHRQLLQQYAGLFRQLGYADVQCVLYYFDTEEALVF
- a CDS encoding DUF4365 domain-containing protein — encoded protein: MNHFKIERKAIYKVASLITEYGWIFREQPIVDLGVDALVETPIGIDNRNKIFALQIKGG
- a CDS encoding DUF4365 domain-containing protein → MTFYFSERHFIYWNAISENLPLFIVLHDPVQDIVYWQYYNIENIVKTSKKWKIDFPLNNILNTICKK
- a CDS encoding acyl-CoA thioesterase — protein: MSESASASFRFARLLTVVEADIDELNHVNNVQYVRFVQDTAAAHWQAAFPAGEREQYIWVVLEHRVRYHKPAFLGEELRCTTWIGEVRGAQSQRFVRIERAADGVLLCEAETQWVLLDPSTQRPKRVTPEVEQRLRVAKW
- a CDS encoding cold-shock protein, with translation MQTGTVKFFNDTKGFGFIKSDENGQDIFVHVSDLVDEIRENDKVQFDVAQGRKGLNAVKVSLV
- a CDS encoding DEAD/DEAH box helicase, encoding MEKVKFEELNLSEEMMRAIAELGYEEASPIQTAAIPVLLEGKDVIGQAQTGTGKTAAFGIPAIEGVDTNNRAVQVLVLCPTRELAVQVSGEIQKLGKYKRGLAVVPIYGGQSYDRQFQALERGVQIVIGTPGRVMDHLERGTLKLDQVKKIILDEADEMLDMGFRDDIEVVLSKMPEDRQTVFFSATMSKPIMELTKKYQTNPQIVKVNHQELTVTNIEQMYYEVRNPMKKDVLSRIIDMYNLKSTIVFCNTKRMVDECVAELQARGYFADGLHGDMGQQQRQNTLDKFRKGTLEILVATDVAARGIDVENVEAVVNYDLPADEEYYVHRIGRTGRAGKLGKAFTFVSGRDIYKLRDIMRYTKANIKQERIPSFEDVSEVKTTLFLAQIKEIIEKGKLEKYVARVQRLLDQEEDITSLDVAAALLRMTMKEDKQAEKSLEVGRQQGAVRPGFTRLFVTMGKKDRVHPRDIVDLIAENTALTGSKVGDIALYDKFSFVEVPSEFAEEITTKLGRTSIQGRPVSFNIATPRQEGDAQQEGNTRGPGGFGGGEDRPRRSGGYGERREGGFGGNRGGSYGDRREGGFNRGGGSFGGNREGGYRGGNSGGSSYGGGYKGNRDGGSSYGGGYKGKRDNDGGGFRGRSEGPAPRPRQDFDE
- a CDS encoding ferritin-like domain-containing protein; the protein is MEAKATQALLNELLETLKDGEKGYSTATTDVDDHDLKQVFKKYAVQRDGFLTELEDQMHKLNLKADEESSVTGTIHRAFINLKAAITSKSRESILNECERGEDYAVKAYQTALKAEGLPGQLKSIIEKQYQGIQEAHNEIRTLRDAAAAK
- a CDS encoding BaiN/RdsA family NAD(P)/FAD-dependent oxidoreductase — translated: MNTDKLTVVVLGGGAAGFFGAIACAEANPAARVLLVEKTGKLLSKVRVSGGGRCNVTHACFSAAQLVQHYPRGGKKLKEPFQQFGAQDTVRWFARRGVELKTEADGRMFPTTDSSETIAQALLEAARQAGVQVLLNTNAEQLTPLPGGGFAVRLTGLHAQTLTAQRLLIATGGVPKTEGYDWLRQLGHTIAAPVPSLFTFNVPESPLKELMGVSVPLARVVIVGEKLDYEGPLLITHWGVSGPAVLKLSAWGARRLHELNYTGTALVNWIPAHNEETLRQWLHAFRDENGKKVVLVNPLFGLPQRLWRALVEQAGIGADTRWSELAGKLQNRLLELLLRMPLAVRGKTTFKEEFVTCGGVVLGEVNLKTMESRLHPGLHFAGEVLDIDGITGGFNFQAAWTTGYLAGQAMSKPLA